In Hermetia illucens chromosome 1, iHerIll2.2.curated.20191125, whole genome shotgun sequence, one genomic interval encodes:
- the LOC119655606 gene encoding voltage-dependent anion-selective channel, which produces MAPPSYSDLGKQSRDIFSKGYHFGLWKLDCKTKTQSGIEFSTSGHSNQDTGKVFGNLETKYKVKDYGLTFTEKWNTDNTLYTEIAVQDQMVEGLKLAFEGTFAPQSGHKNGKLKVAFANENVKVDSDVNVDLAGPLINASAVFGYQGWLAGYQTAFDTQKSKITTNNFALGYTTGEFVLHTSVNDGQEFNGSIYQKCSDKLDCGVQLAWTAGSNATKFGLGAKYNLDKDACVRAKVNNASQVGLGYQQKLRDGVTLTLSTLIDGKNFNAGGHKIGVALELEA; this is translated from the exons atggcACCACCATCATATTCAGATTTGGGAAAACAATCCCGAGACATTTTCTCCAAAGGCTATCACTTTGGTCTATGGAAATTGGATTGCAAGACAAAGACCCAGTCGGGAATTGAATTCTCTACAagtggtcactcaaaccaagaTACTGGCAAAGTATTTGGCAACTTGGAAACCAAATACAAAGTTAAGGACTATGGACTAACATTCACCGAAAAGTGGAATACAGATAATACACTGTACACTGAAATCGCCGTACAAGATCAGATGGTTGAAGGCCTTAAATTAGCCTTTGAAGGTACTTTTGCTCCACAATCTGG ACACAAGAACGGCAAGTTGAAGGTAGCTTTTGCAAATGAGAATGTTAAGGTCGACTCTGACGTCAATGTCGATTTGGCTGGTCCGTTGATCAATGCTTCCGCCGTATTCGGCTACCAAGGTTGGTTGGCTGGTTACCAGACtgcatttgatacccaaaaGTCGAAAATCACCACCAACAACTTCGCCTTGGGTTATACAACTGGTGAATTTGTTCTTCACACTAGCGT TAATGATGGACAAGAATTCAATGGATCCATCTACCAGAAATGTTCCGATAAATTGGACTGTGGTGTTCAACTCGCTTGGACAGCCGGTTCGAATGCAACCAAATTTGGACTTGGTGCAAAATACAATCTTGATAAGGATGCTTGCGTCCGTGCCAAGGTCAATAATGCAAGCCAAGTTGGTTTGGGCTATCAACAAAAATTGCGGGATG GTGTTACTCTAACATTGTCAACATTAATCGATGGAAAGAACTTCAACGCAGGTGGACACAAGATTGGTGTTGCTCTTGAATTAGAGGCTTAA